The Erythrobacter sp. JK5 genome includes a region encoding these proteins:
- a CDS encoding acyl-CoA thioester hydrolase/BAAT C-terminal domain-containing protein translates to MKALIVAGLLALTPVPVLAEDVQIAGADIVAGLAPQIEIEQLDPGERVRVHTVRMFEVWESGPENVWRPIRKPLHAWADFRADTEGRVRLWQTAPIAGTFSGTDPYGILWSGRPLVSHADDPFLPAQFDLASVPAGEGVVLVTRNGDIVARTRLTFGNPENLIVQQVAQGRLNGAYAAPADGESHPALILLHGSEGGDRAAAEALAQRFAAHGYAAFAFNYFAWDLSNIEGIPNAHVNQPIEMLTSVREWLAARPEADVTRLGVYGHSKGAEYAEVAAVRLPWIDAVAACVPTDVVWQGYGVGDERNRKTSDAEPPEQYSSFSWNGRPLPYIPLDGDRSGFHTNTGFYEAKRAELGAGAQEAEIPVEAANASFLWLGGGRDEVWASGDMARKLDARMRLAGRGSQSELHVYDGAGHGICGDGTYPTRVWRSDSSDPRDPDLDATGRATIDAWARILAFFARTLK, encoded by the coding sequence ATGAAAGCGTTGATCGTAGCGGGCCTGCTCGCCCTCACCCCGGTTCCCGTCCTCGCCGAAGATGTCCAGATTGCTGGCGCCGACATCGTCGCAGGACTTGCCCCTCAGATTGAGATCGAGCAATTGGACCCTGGCGAACGGGTTCGGGTTCATACCGTGCGAATGTTCGAAGTATGGGAATCGGGTCCCGAAAACGTGTGGAGGCCCATTCGCAAACCTCTCCATGCCTGGGCAGATTTTCGTGCTGATACCGAAGGGCGGGTACGACTCTGGCAAACAGCGCCGATCGCCGGAACATTCTCCGGCACCGATCCATACGGCATTCTGTGGTCGGGCAGGCCCCTCGTCTCGCATGCAGATGATCCGTTCTTGCCAGCCCAGTTCGATCTTGCTTCCGTGCCGGCCGGCGAGGGTGTCGTGCTGGTCACGCGCAATGGAGACATTGTGGCACGCACACGTCTGACGTTCGGGAACCCCGAAAACCTGATTGTGCAGCAGGTTGCCCAGGGCCGTCTGAACGGCGCCTATGCCGCACCCGCAGACGGTGAGAGTCATCCTGCTTTGATCTTGCTGCATGGTAGCGAAGGCGGAGATCGGGCGGCAGCCGAGGCGTTGGCCCAGCGCTTCGCAGCACACGGATACGCCGCTTTTGCCTTCAACTATTTCGCTTGGGACCTCAGCAATATCGAAGGAATCCCGAACGCCCATGTGAATCAGCCGATCGAAATGCTGACCAGTGTCCGCGAATGGCTCGCCGCGAGGCCCGAAGCCGACGTGACGCGGTTGGGCGTATACGGTCATTCCAAGGGTGCTGAATACGCCGAAGTCGCGGCAGTCCGCCTTCCCTGGATTGACGCGGTTGCAGCCTGCGTTCCGACCGACGTCGTCTGGCAAGGATACGGTGTGGGCGATGAGCGCAACCGGAAAACGAGCGATGCAGAGCCGCCGGAGCAGTATTCTTCGTTCAGCTGGAATGGTCGCCCGCTTCCTTACATCCCTCTCGATGGCGATCGCAGTGGCTTTCACACGAATACCGGCTTCTACGAGGCAAAGCGCGCCGAGCTGGGGGCAGGGGCGCAAGAAGCAGAGATACCGGTCGAGGCCGCGAACGCTTCGTTTCTGTGGTTGGGCGGCGGTCGCGACGAAGTATGGGCTTCCGGCGACATGGCTCGAAAGCTCGATGCTCGGATGCGTCTTGCAGGGCGAGGCAGCCAATCAGAACTGCATGTCTATGATGGAGCCGGACACGGCATTTGCGGTGACGGAACCTACCCGACGCGGGTCTGGAGATCGGATTCGTCCGACCCGCGCGATCCTGATCTCGATGCAACCGGGAGAGCGACGATCGATGCCTGGGCGCGGATCCTCGCTTTCTTTGCGCGCACTCTGAAATAG